A region of the Babylonia areolata isolate BAREFJ2019XMU chromosome 10, ASM4173473v1, whole genome shotgun sequence genome:
cccacaaaccaaacctcctccccacccccacccttcctttgcccccaaccctccctgcACTCAACTCAACTCAGCTCACATTCTACTGTTGACTCTTAAAGCACTGTTCCAGTTCGTACATGTCTACCACACCAGACGGGGCATTGAaggccacacacactctcattcccCAAAgccaccccagcccccaacaacaaacccttcccctctccactcACCAACACTCCTtcgcccccaaccctcccttcacTCTTCTAAACTCACGTCGTACTGTTGAAGCACTGTTCCAGGTCGTACTTGTCTCCCACACCAGACGACGCATGCAaggccacacacactctcctcccccccacacccccaccattcctTCGCCTCCAACCCCCCAATCCTCCCTGCACTCTGTACTGCTCAACTCACGCCGTGCTGCAGAAGAGCTGCTTCGGGTCGTACTTGTCTCCAACATCAAACGACGCAGGTAAGGCCACGCACACAATCCTTCTCCGACGACATCCCATCTACCCAACaactccccccttccttcaccccccccccctcaccagccCTCCCTGCTCTCTGCTCAACTCACGTCGTACTGCTGCCGCTTGAAGCGCTGCTCCAGGTCGTACTTGTCGCCCACCAGGCGACGCATGTGCTCGTACAGCTCGCGCGCCTTCTCCAGCAGCTTGGTGCTGTCCATGCCGTCGATGTTGAGGGGCTGGATCCGCTGTGCCAGGATggcctgcttctcctcctccagctGCTCCTTGGACTTTTGCAGCTCCTCCTTGCTCATCACGCTGTCCagctggtgggggaggagaggtttggggggtgggggaggaaggaatgacaGCACGTACTTCACGTTTGAGGTGGTTCGCTGGgtttgggatggtgtgtgtgtgtgtgtgcgtgtgtgtgtgttgtgtgtgtatgttgtgtgtgtggttggtgttgtgtctcgtgtgtgtgtgtgtgtgtgtgtgtgtgtgtgtgtgtgtgtgtgttttatacgtgtgtgtgtgtgtgtgtgtgtgtgtgtgtgtgttttatacgtgtgtgtgtgtgtgtgtgtgtgtgtgtgtgtgtgtgtgtgtgtgtgtgtgtgtgtgtgtgtgtgtgtgtgtgtgtgtgcgtgtgtgtgtgttggagggtgggggttgtatgTGTCGTTCATATTTTACTCTTATGTATAAAATTACAGTACATTTTATCCTTAAGTATGAAACTGCAACATGATTTACCCCTCTCTATGAAACCGCAGCATCTTTTGCAGGCCTAAACTTTGTATAAAATGCAGCATGTTTTGGTCGTGAATAGAATAATTACACACTGACTTTACTCTTATGTTTAAAACTACAGCAAGTTTTAACCTTATGTATAAAACTGTAGCACGTTTTAACCTTATGTATAAAACTTCAGCAAGTTTTAACCTTATGTATAAAACTGCAGCAGGTTTTAACCTTATGTATAAAACTGCAGCACGTTTTAACCCTATGTATAAAACTGTAGCACGTTTTAACCTTCTGTATAAAAAACTGCAGCACGTTTTAACCTTATGTATAAAACTGCAGCACGTTTTAACCTTATGTATAAAACTGCAGCAAGTTTTAACCTTATGTATAAAACTGTAGCACGTTTTAACCTTATGTATGAAACTGCAGCACGTTTTAACCTTATGTATAAACCTGCAGCGCGTTTTAACCTTATGTATAAAACTGCAGCACGTTTTAACCTTATGTATAAAACTGTAGCACGTTTTAACCTTATGTATGAAAATGTAGCAAGTTTTAACCTTATGTATAAAACTGCAGCAAGTTTTATCCTTATGTATGAAACTGTAGCACGTTTTAACCTTATGTATAAAACTGCAACAAGTTTTGACCTTATGTATAAAACTGCAGCGTTTTCAATCCCCACATTATGTAAAACTGCAGCATGGTTCACCCTAATAAAAGTGCAGTATATTTCACACTTACGTACACATCTGCAGAACGTTTTACcattacaaataaaactgctacATGTTTTATCCTTATATCCATGAAGCTGCAGCATGATTTCGTCATGTATAAAACTAGACCATGCTTTCCTCTTATGTGCAAAACATAGAAATGACATGAAACCAGCACATGTTTTACTCTTATGTTAACATCTCCATCCCGTGAAACTACTGCATGTCCTACTTTACGTATTAAGTGCtgcatgtttttttggttttttttactctCACGTATAAACCACTAATTatgttcgcttgtgtgtgtgtgtgtgtgtgtgtgtgtgtgtgtgtgtgtgtgtgtgtgtgtgtgtgtgtgtgtgtgcgcaactgTTCGTTTCGACCGCACCAAAAGCTGCTGGAATGTTTAAGTGCACAGTTCAAAACTATTACCAGTTTGGACACTTTGTATAAATCTGCAGCACATTTTGATTCTCATGTATCTATGTAGGAACTGCGTATCCCGATCACCTTGCATAAAATCACTGCACagtttatttctgtattttacAAAACGAATTGCTGAGCATTCAAACTTTTGTGTAATTCCTGTCTCAATGAACACAGCGATGAATGTAATGTATCAACCTTTCACTCAGTGGAGAAAATCTACTTCACTTTGCTTGGATTGAAACACAATGAGGTCTTCCACAATTCGTAAGTTAGCCTGAAATGTTGGTCATCAATTGTAACATTTTTGAATGTTAAAActgcccccgccccacccccgaaaaaaaagtacTGGCATTTTAACATGATTATCAGAACTTCAATTAATCTTTATTTTACACAAACATGTTGTGTGAAATGGAGGTTCTGATTCATCTCCAATTCTCCTGTTTGTGATTCTAGTTTTGTTCATAAAAAAGATTGTTATGAATTATCTaacttacgcacgcacgcgcgcacggcacatacacacatatgcacacacatataccccccacacatacgcacgcgcgctcgcgcaaacacacacagaaacgcgcgtgcgcgcacatttgTTTGCTTTCTCGCTGTGAGTTGTTCGGCAACCGGAGATAACATTATTGTGTGTTGCATGCACCACACATTTCTAGTAAAAGTTAATACTTTAACCActcataaaaagaagaagaaaaaaaaacaaaaaaaaaaaaaaaccgcgctcAATCAGCTTCAGGAAAGTTACAAACAATAGATACATGCTTCAAAAAATGGTGAAAACCATTGCTATGTTAGGCATCAGACTTGTATTAACTTGTATTAAAGGGTGAGGGGattataagaaacacacacatacacacacgcacacgcacagacacgcacacgctcacacacacacacacgcacacacacacgcacacgcacacacacaaaaaagtgtctCACAAGACTCACAAACGTGTGGTCCATGGTCATTCAACCAGTGCAAAGTGtgggaaggaaaacaaaaaacaagggcagtaaagggagggagatggggttcAGCAAGGGTTTCAGCACGACACTGGCTGGGCAGTGAGTCCAAACAGAACAGGAATACAGGTTCAGGAGTGCATGCTTTCGTGCCTTCGTCAGTTTACAACAGCGCTGTTTTTGGTTACAATGAGAAAATAAAAGTTTGGAACTCAACGTGCATTCTCAGTCCTGAAATAAGTATGAGCATCATTATTCTGGTACAGGACAGTATAATTTAGAAACGTGGCCCAAATCTTAAACAACTGTCGTTACTGAGCTGTTGTTTGCGTAGGCTTTGGTTCCTACATCGTTTTAACAGAAACTTCTGGATGAAAAGCCTGCccatacagtatagcacagtcaTTTCTTTAAAATATGGTTCCTTCCTATTCCTGAACAAAACATTCTATCGCAGGTCTGAATGAACCAATCAGTGAAGAATCTCCATAAAGAAGAAATCAacaccacagagcacacacacacacacacacacacacacacacacacacacacacacacacacacacacacactctctctctctctctctctctctgtgaagcaaagaaaacaaaaacaagctcaATCTCTTTTGTGAATTAACTCCTTGTGAGTAcgacaaaaacgaaaagaaaataaaggccaACATTCATAAGTGATCTCTTTTAGAATAAAAGTGAATACAGACCACGTTTAGTTCAGTTATATAACTACATGAGAAAAATCTAaaagctaaaaaacaacaacgaaaaacggATCCAACTATaaagcataaaaaaacaagaacagaaataaCTATTTCCCCAGAAGAACGAATTCAGAATGAAACAATTCTCACCTGGAATCAACACGAATGACCAGGACAGACCAACGTGCCGGAGCATTTCCACAGGACATTCACACATGACGGTCTGAACAGTTTACATTTTGCTCCAGTCCAAACAGgaggaacagaaaaacaaacatatagcTAAACCCACGATGACAAGACTGCATTCTGGCAATAACGTGTCGGAGTTCAGCCGTTGCATAGTTCGTGTATTTTGGTCTGTGTGTTTATAAACTATTCTGGTGATTTTATATAAAAGTAATGGAAGTCTGAGAACTAAATCATCACCACATTCCAGAAGTTtttagttggattttttttttaaccatatctCGTCTATGGATATCTGTTGAACTGGTTTCGTCGATAACAAATTCAAAATCAGTATAACCACTAATACAAATACCATAATTAAAATTCATCTGATGGCTGAtttttaaaaatcctgtaatgCAGTATTACAGAAAAGTCACTTCCGAGATTTTGTTTCAGGAAAGAAAAAGTGTGGGTTAAGTCAAGCAGCACGGTTTCAATGTCATGAATTAGCGCAGTGTGATTGGTCAGTGAAGTGTGGTTACACGTTGCACGAATTCAGTTTCGATTAGTTCCACCCTTGGGCGAAAAGGAAACTACACATCTACTTTAGTAGTGCTTCATTATCATTTGTTGGATATACATGTTCATTCAAAACCATTTAGAAAGTGAATAAATGGCCATGATTATTGAACAGAAATAAGCTGGTTGTCCGTGGTGTTGCTACAACATTTACACGTCCAGTCTTTGGGGGATTACTTTTTCTTTCGACACGACTTCTTTCAACGTCTGCAAATTTGTACATGAATCAATTATCCAAATCCAAAATACGTCAAAATCATTTCTCAAAACTTCTGTTCCATGCAGAAGTTTTCGCATTTAACTAAAAACATTACAAGGTTTATCTCCTAAAAACGAAGAATAAAATGAAACGGCAAAAGCACACAGAAGATTCACCTGAACTGATTTATTTCATTCTGTCAATATCAAAGTCTTTGAAAACaacttgtgtgtgcattgttgtctttttcatgcGAATTGAATTAACTATACCTCAGAAACAGGAGCAGCTTGGTAGTGTCTTCTTTTTCAGCTGTATCAAAATAgatatttctttttattccacTGCTCTCATCTGATCCGAGGTTCCATGTTCCCCCAAAGAATGTACTGTTAGAATTTAGCAGAAGatgataaaaaaataccaggcaGAGTACAGAAGTTCAACTTATCTGAAATTTCAAATGGTACCAAAAATATAGGAGAAATCATTAGAGAGCTGAAAGTTCATACAACTGTATCTAATCAACAAATGGAAAATAAACAATATAAAAACACGTTCACAAACAAATAATTTATATTCCATACATGTATAAAACAATTTTTACAGTACGTGACAACATTTCAGAACACGTCAACACACTTTTTTtcctggggtaaaaaaaaagagaaaaataaagtaaagaactgaaacaaactgaaccactcattcacataaaacatgaaaacaacTGCAGTATTGACACACATACAGTACTAATGAATCAACCGGAAGCTTGGTCACAAAGGGAGCTATCATTGCATACATCTCAGAGAAAAAGCACAACCAGACGATGTCATATGCCCTACATGCAATGTTCCTTTGAAAAAGACCAGTGACACCTTCATAAAACTAGTGTTTTCAAAATCGAGagggaaacaaaaaaatgaataaaacaggaGGAATTATTGGAATTTAgaagcgttttttttgtttgttgttgttgttgtgtgtgtgtgtgtgtgtgtgtgtgtgtgtgtgtgtgtgtgtgtgtgtgtgtgtttaaatacgAGCTTTATATGGAAAATACTTTTGATGCAGAGAAGCATGTCATTTGAAAAGAGAAATGTCAGACTGGGAGACGTCATTAAACACTTTCCTTTACCCATCAGTTTTTCATATGGGGCACTGACAATGACTATGTGCATAACACCACAAAAAATGAACATGGTAACTTTACAGCTGTGCAAACATAACATGAATAGAAAACTAGAATAAATCCACACTGATAAATAAATCAGCTTGATAAAAATACTGATAACAATTACACAAAACCACGACGTTTGACAGTtagcttgtgttttgtttttcgttttagaATTGCTAAAATTGGAAAAGTTTTCAAAAATATCCAACCTAATATGTGCTTCAGTCTGCTGAAAATACTACTTAAAAATGTTCAGCACTTTGTATAACTGGTTTATATTTGATTGAAAACACGCAGAGAAAACCTCTTTCAATGATTCAAATAAATCATTAGCTTACATTTACGAAGTATGCTATGTCTGTTTCAACGTTTCTACAATCGAATAACTCTTATGTATAAAAACAATCCATCTGCTTAAATTAGTGACATATGTGTATTTTCAACGTTTCTAAAATCGAAAGATTATTTCAAGGATACGAATAAACGTTTTGATTGTAATTCTTACACATGCCTGCTTTGAACGTTTCTAAAATGTCCTTGTTCAGGCACGAAGATGTCTGAACGGCAACGGAGCTAAAGCACTAATCGTGATACATCATTCACATCGAAAACTCGGACAGCTTACCACTGATAGTATATATGTGTTTAGAATATGGATATCATAACATAAATCAATCATATTTATCCATGTAAaccaagggtaaaaaaaaaacacacacaaaaaaacaagcaagagCCTACATAATGGGTTTCTGACCTGACTGCCATTGGGCCAATGTCACTGATCGTGGGCACTAACTCTAAGCCGCACACACTGAGGACAGGACTACCTTACTCACCCCTGCCTTTTCAGCGTCACTGCGCTTGGTGATGACGAAGTTAGGGCCCTTTTTCTTCAGCCGTTCCTCCGCCTCCCTCTTCTTGCGTTCCCGCTCCTCCTTCTTCCGTTGTTCTTCCTCAGCCTTCTTCCTTCGTCTCTCTTCCTGGACAACCCACATGACTGCTTCAATCATCCCACAAGACATGACTGTTTAAATCGTCCCACCAAACATGACTGTTTCAACCGTCCCACCAAACATGACTGCTTCAATCATCCCACAAGACATGACTGTTTGAATCGTCCCAACAAACATGACTGCTTCAGACTGTTTCAATCGTCCCACCAAACATGACTGTTTCAAACGCCCCACCAAACATGACTGCTTCAGACTGTTTCAAACGTCCCACCAAACATGACTGTTGGACATGACTGTTTCAATCGTCCCACCAAACATGACTGTTTCAAACGCCCCACCAAACATGACTGCTTCAGACTGTTTCAAACGTCCCACCAAACATGACTGTTGGACATGACTGTTTCAATCGTCCCACCAAACATGACTGTTTCAAACGCCCCACCAAACATGACTGCTTCAGACTGTTTCAAACGTCCCACCAAACATGACTGTTGGACATGACTGTTTCAATCGTCCCACCAAACATGACTGTTTCAAACGTCCCACCAAACATGACTGCTTCAGACTGTTTCAAACGTCCCACCAAACATGACTGCTTCAGACTGTTTCAAACGTCCCACCAAACATGACTGTTTCAAACGTCCCACCAAACATGACTGCTTCAGACTGTTTCAAACGTCCCACCAAACATGACTGCTTCAGACTGTTTCAAACGTCCCACCAAACATGACTTTTTCAAACGTCCCACCAAACATGACTGCTTCAAACTGTTTCAAACGTCCCACCAAACATGACTGTTTCAAACGTCCCACCAAACATGACTGCTTCAATCGTCCCACCAAACATGACTGTTTCAAACGTCCCACCAAACATGACTGTTTCAAACGTCCCACCAAACATGACTGCTTCAATCGTCCCACCAAACATGACTGTTTCAAACGTCCCACCAAACATGACTGTTTCAAACTGTTTCAAACGTCCCACCAAACATGACTGTTTCAAACTGTTTCAAACGTCCCACCAAACATGACTGCTTCAATCGTCCCACCAAACATGACTGCTTCAAACTGTTTCAAACATCCCACCAAACATGACTGTTTCAAACGTCCCACCAAACATGACTGCTTCAATCGTCCCAACAACATGACTGCTTCAACCGTCCCACCAAACATGACTGTTTCAAACGTCCCACCAAACATGACTGCTTCAGACTGTTTCAAACGTCCCACCAAACATGACTGTTTCAAACGTCCCACCAAACATGACTGTTTCAAACGTCCCACCAAACATGACTGCTTCAATCGTCCCACCAAACATGACTGCTTCAAACTGTTTCAAACGTCCCACCAAACATGACTGTTTCAAACGTCCCACCAAACATGACTGCTTCAATCGTCCCAACAACATGACTGCTTCAACCGTCCCACCAAACATGACTGCTTCAATCGTCCCAACAACATGACTGCTTCAACCGTCCCACCAAACATGACTGCTTCAACCGTCCCAACAACATGACTGCTTCAACCGTCCCAACAAACATGACTGTTTCAACCGCCCCACCAAACATGACTGCTTCAACCGTCCTGTCACAAGCACATCATCTGCTTGAGACAGCGCTGTCACTGTGACTCGCTGGTTTTGAGCGTGGAATTAATTGTATTTAGAGAACGGAGCAATGTGCATGTCCCTGTGTACATCCGAGTGCGTTAATTTGCATACCTCACGGACACAATCGTTTGAATATTCTTTACCACACTAGCACTATGATTTGATTTTGTTTacagaggagggaaaaaaaaagaaaagaaatggtcgAACGAAGAATTCATCTTCCAAGTTTGTTTTACACGATGCAGTGTAGACACAACAACGATTCTGTATCAACTGAGGCTTCAGTGAAGTCTAGTCATCTATCCCACCACACAgttgtcttttcttgtttgtcaCGATGCTACCTGAAATAGGACGACCAAGAACTGAATATGCTACCATTACACAGTTGAGTGACAGCTGTTGTTCACAATCCCTTGCTTTATCACAATGGGCTTTCCCACAGTCAACCCTTTCTTACAACGGGCGTTGTCAAAATCCCACGTTTTCTAACAACGGactttcttgcaatcccacgctTTTTCTCATAATCGGCTCTAACACAATATTTTTCTCAAAATTCCACGCTTTCTTAGAATGGGCTGTCTtacaatcccacactttctcacgaCAGGCTTTCTCGCAGTCTAAAAATTTCTCAcgcattgcgagaaagcgtggtcatTTTCCCACACCTCCTGACAATGTGTGAAAAAGCATAGGTTTGTGAGAAAGCATGGGTGACACACGGCCATTCTAAATGCCCAAAGAAGAAAGCTGCAGGACTTCCATTTTGAAACTTGTCACACAGATAAATAAGTAGACaggtatatagagacagacagaggcgtgcacacacgcacgcacgcatacacacacagacatgcacacacacactcacacacgcacacaaactcacacgcacacgcactcacacacacaaacacgcacacagccacatatgcacacacacacacacacacacacacacaccacaatcatcattattatttattattatattatcatcatctttaacTTCGTAAACAGGCAAGGAAAGATGAACAAATCTTatatcacttcatgtggataCACATTAAAtgaaactggacacacacacacgaagcgaaaaaacaacaacacacaactgaaGAGGGAAGAATGGAACCTCACATCCTCTGCCTTTCTTCTGGCCTCCTCTTGGGCCCTGAGCTCCGCaagcttcttctcctcctcctccctctctttagcACGCtggatctgtcacacacacacacacacacacacacacacacacacacacacacaccacaaacatcatcattatcatcatctctaaCATCGTAAACAACCAAGGaaagattaagaaagaaagaaagaacaagcacTAGTTGTAACTTTTAAGTACTGAATATTTCTGGTGTAGCAGCTCGGAAAAGAGCAGGATTGAAACCGAGGTTTGAAAATTACTGTGCCGATTTAATTTAATTGCTGAATACTTGACATTCTTTTCCACGGCTTTggtctgggttttgttgttgttgttgttgttgcttgtttgttttcttctgacatttaaattttttttccaagttcTTGGGTTGGGAGgaaaaagtaaagagagagaagccctgcaagtgtgtgtgtgtgtgtgtgtgtgtgtgtgtgtgtgtgtgtgtgtgtgtgtgtgcacgcgcgcgcgcgcacatatatgcgcgtgcatgcatatagGCTTCAAGAAACCCACACAAACATCAAAGCACATAAAGATGGCCTCCCTCATTGCCGTTTTCTGTTCCCTCACTGGACGtggaacaacaacatcagcagataaaaccaacagcaacaacaagaacaatatcaTCAGAAGCACTACGCTAGCAAAACAATAACAAGGAAACGGGGAACTGGCACTGGTGCACGCCATTTCcgcgaggcacacacacacacacacacacacacgcacacacacacacacacataaatctatctatctatctatctatctacacacacacacacacacacatatatatatatatatatatatatatatatatatatatagagagagagagagagagagagagagagaaggatgtaaACACGAATAAAATGCAAGGCCTGCCAGTTATACCACTGAATATCATCTTGTCAAATTTACTCCCTGTtttaagatttcttttttttcctttctttttttaaagattaatCTGTTTTGTATAGCTTTGGTAAAAAAGAAAATTACACATCAccgttcagttctttttttttttttttaattgcagcttaataaaaaaaaagcccgAATTTGCATTAaataaagtggtgtgtgtgtgtgtgtgtgtgtgtgtgtgtgtgtgcgtgcgtgtgcgcgcgggtgtgtgtgtacgtgtgtgtgcgcgcgtatgcgtgtgtgtgcgcgcgtgtgcgtgcgtgtatgcgtgtgtgtgtgtgtgtgtgtgtggcgacgaactcttttctctctcagggCGGCGATTTCAGCAGCTTCCTTCTCGCGCTCATCTCGCCTCGATTCTTCGTACTCCGCCATctcctctttctgcttctcctGTTTGGCGCGCTGCCGTTCCTGCACACAGTGACGTCACTTTCAGCACCCACACGTCAGCAAGCAACGGTCAAAAAGATTCCAGCGTTTCATTTTCGCAATAAGGACGACATAGTCTTTGTGAAGCACTGTTTGTGTGCAGATATCATGATAATAACCACTTCTTATTCAGTTCCTCGGATatcgatcaaatcaaatcaaatcaggctGCTAATCATATAACTCAGTAGACCAGAACGGTGCTGTATTTGGGCTCAAAACCCGCCAGatcttaaaaccagtcaaagaaACCAAACCATAACACAATGTGAAAAGGTCAGATGAAAAAACGCCACAAAGACCAAACAAACCATGTCTTGTTCAGTCAACGTAATTTCTAAATCAGATAAAAACTGGTTATTTCCCCcgggaactgaaaaaaaaaaagtatccggGAGAACATTCTGGGAGCAGGGTCTTCGTGGTGGTATTTATGAAATGTTTTTGTCTGATATTATGCAGATCCCAAAGCAGATGTTGTTTGATACTGAAAGGCTGGTTGTGAGGAACACACCATCAGATATCGATCCATTGATATTATGACTGGTGATAACTGATTGATACAAATGCCGCGAATTCGACTGCAAATGAGAAAGCAACACCCCAAATGATACAAGAAAGTGATAAGAATATCTTTGATTCAAGACGTTATGCTAAGTCTCTGACAGTTTTGATTTGAACATTTGCCAGGGTGTGTATCGCTAAGCTTCTGGCATCAGgctgtatgggggtggggtgggggagggggtcacacgcagagaaacagacagagagagagagagagagagagagagagcttacctCTATGGCTCGCTTGGCCTCATCGCTCCCTGCAGCAGCCCTGAAAGCAGATTGTTTTCGCGTCAGCCCATCAAATTTGTTTACACTGTCTAtagcccccttctctcccctaacccctttctttccccctttcggtcaacacccccatcccccaccccaactcttcctcccccccccaccccccaataaacaaagcaaaacaacaacaacaacacacacacacacacacacacacacagaaaccgcCACAAAAAGTGTCGACTTATAATTTTGGTGGAGATATTTCATCTCCGCCAcctgacccccaccaccctccatcctccgcctcctctttgaTCACAATATTTTTAATATTCACGAAAAAGGGGACGTTTcagatgtaaaacaacaacaacaacaaaaagctgtgAACACCCagctatgcccccccccccccccctcccaacaccccccccccccctccccctttcacacCGTGAACTGTTGGCACGACTGGTGGGAGGTAAATGAGCCCATGCAGGCTCTCTGACATCTGAAGCAACGGCAGACTGGGAACGCCTTGCTTAATGGACTGGGTTCACAACAAGTTGAGCGCCACTTGGGAACTGGCACACAGTCTTCTTCTTTGGGGGAAATTATGGTGAAAAGATGGCTGAGTTctcagcaaaaagaaaaacagcggTGTATACAACAAGAGAAATGAGCGCCACTCAAATAACCAGATGAGATTTCTTGCACGTATAGttcctttatacacacacacacacacacacaatggaaaaccACAGCCGTCGTTTAAAACAGCCACTGAATAACTGTCAAGTTTTCGCTGAAACAATGGTTTTTCAATCGTATTTTCAAGTAGTTCATGGTGTGAGTGTGCCTAGAATAATTTTGTGTATTCATTGAGAGCCCAGTGGTACACCTTAAAGCAGACTGCGTGATTTAAATCAATACCCGAGTCTTTTAAAAAGAACCCCCATAAAAACATACTTGTTTGTGGTCCTtatctttattgtgtgaagtttGAAGCCAGTGAATTCATAAACAAGTTTAggttaaaaaatgtttttattttataagCTTATAAAATCTAAATGGTTTTCGACTGGTTAATTACAAAAGAAGTTAAACATGTTCCTTTATCAGCAAGCATGCGCACAAAAAAGACTCAAAAATATTGTCAGTAGTTATGGAGGTTAATAAAACCGAGAAAACATTTCTGTCACGATTTTAAATGGAAAATGCCATTGAAATTAAATTTTCAGGGTGTTtgtaaacacgtgtgtgtgtgtgtggcgcaagTGGGAGGCGGTTTGCATActtgaagagagagcgagagtgcattaatgca
Encoded here:
- the LOC143286864 gene encoding uncharacterized protein LOC143286864 isoform X7 → MADDETAETHADEERPQEQESSAAEAAAGSDEAKRAIEERQRAKQEKQKEEMAEYEESRRDEREKEAAEIAALREKRIQRAKEREEEEKKLAELRAQEEARRKAEDEERRRKKAEEEQRKKEERERKKREAEERLKKKGPNFVITKRSDAEKAGLDSVMSKEELQKSKEQLEEEKQAILAQRIQPLNIDGMDSTKLLEKARELYEHMRRLVGDKYDLEQRFKRQQYDMIELAERARQMNKGKKKSAVQVDESFDRLADKYTGAPPKIQLCSKYERHTDHRTYVERKDLFEELAKEPPPPEIQHVGGAPPAPTEEAAAEEEAAE
- the LOC143286864 gene encoding uncharacterized protein LOC143286864 isoform X2; translation: MADDETAETHADEEQQEDSAPAEEPQQEDTAPAEERPQEQESSAAEFAQERQAAAGSDEAKRAIEERQRAKQEKQKEEMAEYEESRRDEREKEAAEIAALREKRIQRAKEREEEEKKLAELRAQEEARRKAEDEERRRKKAEEEQRKKEERERKKREAEERLKKKGPNFVITKRSDAEKLDSVMSKEELQKSKEQLEEEKQAILAQRIQPLNIDGMDSTKLLEKARELYEHMRRLVGDKYDLEQRFKRQQYDMIELAERARQMNKGKKKSAVQVDESFDRLADKYTGAPPKIQLCSKYERHTDHRTYVERKDLFEELAKEPPPPEIQHVGGAPPAPTEEAAAEEEAAE
- the LOC143286864 gene encoding uncharacterized protein LOC143286864 isoform X3, giving the protein MADDETAETHADEEQQEDSAPAEEPQQEDTAPAEERPQEQESSAAEAAAGSDEAKRAIEERQRAKQEKQKEEMAEYEESRRDEREKEAAEIAALREKRIQRAKEREEEEKKLAELRAQEEARRKAEDEERRRKKAEEEQRKKEERERKKREAEERLKKKGPNFVITKRSDAEKAGLDSVMSKEELQKSKEQLEEEKQAILAQRIQPLNIDGMDSTKLLEKARELYEHMRRLVGDKYDLEQRFKRQQYDMIELAERARQMNKGKKKSAVQVDESFDRLADKYTGAPPKIQLCSKYERHTDHRTYVERKDLFEELAKEPPPPEIQHVGGAPPAPTEEAAAEEEAAE